A DNA window from Trichosurus vulpecula isolate mTriVul1 chromosome 2, mTriVul1.pri, whole genome shotgun sequence contains the following coding sequences:
- the LOC118839501 gene encoding basic phospholipase A2-like yields the protein MKITFLLAVLMACGLSEVKGNLIQFRDMIGKLTGKNALFSYGFYGCYCGWGGRGTPLDATDRCCLAHDCCYSKVMNLGCRPKIQSYKYTYQDGSIFCRSGDNCQKQICACDRAAAYCMKRNLMTYSKKYRNYPNLLCRGENTRC from the exons ATGAAGATCACCTTTCTGCTAGCTGTACTAATGGCCTGTG GCTTATCTGAGGTGAAAGGGAACTTGATACAATTCCGAGACATGATTGGGAAGCTCACAGGGAAGAATGCATTGTTCAGCTATGGCTtctatggctgttactgtggcTGGGGAGGCAGGGGAACCCCCCTGGATGCTACTGACAG GTGCTGTTTGGCCCATGACTGCTGCTATTCAAAGGTGATGAATTTAGGCTGCAGGCCTAAAATACAGAGCTACAAGTACACCTACCAGGATGGATCCATCTTCTGCA GGTCTGGTGACAACTGTCAGAAGCAAATCTGTGCCTGTGATCGAGCAGCCGCCTACTGTATGAAGAGAAACCTGATGACTTACAGTAAGAAGTATCGCAACTACCCCAATTTACTGTGTAGAGGGGAAAATACTAGATGCTGA
- the LOC118839500 gene encoding basic phospholipase A2-like — protein sequence MKTIFLLAVLMASGLSEVKGSLLQFENMIEKVTGKNAVLNYGFYGCYCGLGGKGTPLDGTDRCCLAHDCCYSKVKNLGCKPKTQSYKYTYQDGSIICGSGDNCQKQICACDRAAAYCMKRNLTTYSKKYRNYPNLLCKGDKPKC from the exons ATGAAGACCATCTTTCTGCTAGCTGTACTAATGGCCTCTG GCTTATCTGAGGTGAAAGGGAGCTTGCTACAATTCGAAAACATGATTGAGAAGGTTACAGGGAAGAATGCAGTACTTAACTATGGCTtctatggctgttactgtggcTTGGGAGGCAAAGGAACCCCCCTGGATGGTACCGACAG GTGCTGTTTGGCCCATGACTGCTGCTATTCAAAGGTGAAGAATTTAGGCTGCAAACCCAAAACACAGAGCTACAAGTACACCTATCAGGATGGATCCATCATCTGTG GGTCTGGTGACAACTGTCAGAAGCAAATCTGTGCCTGTGATCGAGCAGCTGCCTACTGTATGAAGAGAAACCTGACGACTTACAGTAAGAAGTATCGCAACTACCCCAATTTACTGTGTAAAGGGGATAAACCTAAATGCTGA